One window of Theropithecus gelada isolate Dixy chromosome 4, Tgel_1.0, whole genome shotgun sequence genomic DNA carries:
- the HUS1B gene encoding checkpoint protein HUS1B → MPALLITGAETEAFCERAGGQVRTALARPPGVGSRPGAAEARTEPGTRVPSLLGPGGRAGRAAPGTPADRKDLWHAASPSEAPSCLRCGVMKFRAKITGKGRLELFIHVSGTVARLAKVCVLRVRPDSLCFGPAGFRGLREAGLRCEAGLWCEVRRGAFQQFRMEGASEDLDEIHLELTAEHLSRAARSAAGASSLKLQLTHRRCPCLTVAVALASPLGRARSVVHDLPVQVLPRRAWRDCPPPSLRAADASIHLPRWKTLRSIVERMANVGDHVLVEANLRGRMTLSMETEVVSIKSYFKNLGNPPESAGVPPHRDPESMVQVRIDNRKLLQFLEGQQINPTMALCNIWDNSLLQLVLVQEDVSLQYFIPAL, encoded by the coding sequence ATGCCTGCTCTTCTCATAACCGGAGCGGAAACGGAAGCGTTTTGTGAGAGGGCTGGCGGGCAGGTGAGAACGGCGTTGGCGCGCCCACCCGGCGTCGGCTCCAGGCCTGGGGCTGCGGAAGCCAGAACAGAGCCCGGAACCCGAGTGCCTTCCCTGCTGGGGCCCGGAGGGAGGGCGGGGAGGGCAGCGCCGGGGACCCCAGCGGACCGGAAGGACTTGTGGCACGCGGCATCCCCCTCAGAGGCCCCGAGTTGCCTTCGCTGTGGCGTCATGAAGTTTCGCGCCAAGATCACCGGCAAGGGCCGTCTAGAGCTGTTCATCCACGTCAGCGGCACCGTCGCGAGGCTGGCGAAGGTCTGCGTGCTCCGCGTGCGCCCTGACAGCCTGTGCTTCGGCCCCGCGGGCTTCCGCGGCCTCCGTGAGGCCGGGCTGCGGTGCGAGGCCGGGCTGTGGTGCGAGGTGCGGCGGGGGGCCTTCCAGCAGTTTCGCATGGAAGGTGCCTCGGAAGACCTCGATGAGATCCACCTGGAGCTGACGGCGGAGCACCTGTCCAGGGCGGCGAGAAGCGCGGCGGGCGCGTCGTCCCTGAAGCTGCAGCTGACCCACAGGCGCTGCCCCTGCCTCACGGTGGCGGTGGCGCTGGCCTCGCCCCTGGGCCGCGCTCGCAGCGTGGTGCACGATCTGCCCGTGCAGGTGCTTCCCCGGAGAGCGTGGCGAGACTGCCCGCCGCCCAGCCTGCGCGCCGCCGACGCGAGCATCCACCTGCCGCGCTGGAAGACGCTGAGGAGCATCGTGGAGAGGATGGCGAACGTGGGCGATCACGTGCTGGTGGAAGCAAACCTCAGGGGCAGGATGACCCTGAGTATGGAGACGGAGGTGGTGTCCattaaaagttactttaaaaatcttgGAAACCCTCCGGAGTCGGCTGGTGTGCCTCCACACAGAGACCCGGAGAGCATGGTGCAAGTGCGAATAGATAATCGGAAGCTCCTGCAGTTTTTGGAGGGACAGCAAATAAATCCCACGATGGCCttatgcaatatttgggacaatAGCCTTCTTCAGCTTGTTTTGGTTCAAGAAGATGTCTCTCTCCAGTATTTCATTCCTGCTTTGTAA